The sequence below is a genomic window from Sorangiineae bacterium MSr12523.
AGCTCGTGATCGTCACGGGGCGGACCGTCGAGGCAGAGCTCGAGAGTTTCCGCCGACTCGTCGAAAGGCAGCGCGTCGATGCCGTCATGTTCGGCCGAACGCGTCGCGACGATGCTCGAATCCGCTACCTTCAAGAGCGGAACGTACCGTTCGTCGCATTGGGTAGGAGTGAAACCGGCAAACCCTTTTCCTTCGTCGATATCGATCGGACTGTCGCCGGAAGGAATGGGACAGCCCGTCTCGTGGGATTGGGCCACCGCCGGATAGGTCTGCTCAGTACCCCGAACTACCTGATGATGAGCCATCATCTGCAGGAGGGCTACCGTGCTGCACTGAATGCAGCCAAGCTGCCCTTCGATGCCGATCTCGTGGTCGAAACGAAGTTTAGCGAGGAAGGCGGCTTGAGCGGTGCCCGGCAGCTTCTTGCGATGAAGGACTCTCCAACGGCGTTCATGTGCGGTCACGATCTGATCGCCAGCGGCGCCATGCAGGCCATCGCCGAAACGGCCAAGCTGCCAGGCAGGGATGTGGCCATCATCGGCTGCGACAACCATCCACTTGGCCCCTATTTGCATCCACCGCTCACCACGTTTTCCGCGCCAACCCTCGAAGCGGGACGTCGGATGGTCGAGATGGTCCTTGCTCTTTTGGACGGCCACAAGCCCGAAGAGTTGCAGGAAGTCTGGTCCCCGGAGCTGATCTTGCGCTCGTCGCACGGCGCGCCGCGGACCACCAAACGATAGAGCGGGTTCGCGTGAACGAGGCCTCCCCGTGCCTCGAGCAAACCCGTCCATGCGCGGCGGCCTTGCCGGTTGAGTCGCTGGCCTTGCCCTTGACAAAGCCTCGGCCCGAAAACATAGATCCTTACGAAAACGTTTTCGTAAAACGTTGAAGGTTTTTCGGACGGATGATTCGATGGCGAGATTGGAACGAAAAGGTGGCTGCTTGTGTGGAGCAGTCCGTTACGTGTTGAAGGGAGAACCGCAAGCAACGGCCCTATGCCATTGCACGCACTGCCAACGGCAAAGCGGAAGCGCATTCTCCGTGAACCTATTCGTGAAAGAGGACGACTACGAGCAAACGGGCGAGACGAAATTCTATGTAGATATCGGGGATAGCGGGCAGCCTTCGCATCGCCATTTCTGCGCGAATTGTGGTTCGCCCATCATGACGCAGGTCCTGACGATCCCTGGAGCGGTCTTGGTGAAGGCCGGGACTCTCGACGATATGGAAGGGTTACGGCCCCAAACCGAGATCTATACGGATCATGCAGCAAAATGGCTCGCGCCGGTAGCAGGCGCTGCGCGTTTCGCCCGAAGTCCCGTTTAGGTACACGGTGTTTCGAAATTCGAGAAGAAGGAGTTGGCTGTGAGTTTTCGTACCATCAATCCGGCGACGGGTAAACTCGTCGAGGAATTTTCGTTGCAATCGGATGAACAGGTTTTCGCCGCGCTCACGAAGGCGGATCGACGCTACCACGAGGATTGGAAGCATCGCTCGGTCGCCGAGCGGGCCAGGATCGTCGGCCGAGCCGCCCAGATCTTGCGCGAGAAGCGGGACGAGTACGCAAAGTACCCCATCGTGGAGATGGGAAAGGTCACTCGCTACAGTTACCTGGAAGTCGATTTGGTCGCCGATATCTTGGATTACTATGCCAAGCACGGGGAAAAGCTCTTAGGACCTCAATCGCCGCCCGGGGAGCCTGGCGCCACGGTGGTTGCCGAGCCGATTGGGGTCCTTCTGGCCATCGAGCCGTGGAACTTTCCCTATTATCAGCTGGCCCGTGTGGCCGCGCCCCAGCTCGTCGCGGGCAACGTGGTGATGATGAAGCACGCCGAAAATGTGCCGCAGTGCGCGCTTGCCTTCGCGCGGCTGTTCGAGGAGGCCGGCGCCCCAGAGGGGGTTTACACGAATATCTTTTGCAGCATCGAGCAGGTCGCCAAGTTGATCGACGATTTCCGTGTGCGTGGCGTTGCCCTGACCGGCAGCGAGAGAGCGGGGGCCTCCGTCGGCGAGCGCGCCGGACGCAATCTCAAGAAGGCGATCCTCGAATTGGGCGGCAGCGATCCTGCCGTCATTCTGGAGGGCGCGCCACTCGAGCTCGCGGTCGAGCAATGCGTGATGGGGCGCACGTTCAACTCGGGCCAAGGCTGCGTCAATATCAAGCGTGTCATCGTGGTAGGCAAAGAACGGGGCCAGAAGATGCTGGCCGCGTTGAAGGAGCGATTCCAGGCGCTCAAAATCGGCGACCCCACGGACGAGACGACGGATCTCGGCCCCCTCGCCAGCGAGCGCGCCCTGAAAGGATTGCTCGAGCAGATCGACGGCGCGAAGGCTGCGGGGGCGCGGATCGTCTACGGCGGCAAGCGCGTCGACCGCCCCGGGTTCTATCTCGAGCCGACGATCATCACCGACATCGCCGAGGACAATCCGCTCTATCAGCAGGAGGCCTTCGGGCCCGTACTGTCCTTCTATGTCGTGAACAGCGAGGAGGAGGCGATCGAGTTGGCCAATGCGACGAAGTATGGCCTGGGTGCCTTCGTCTTCGACGCGGATGTCGAACATGCCAAGAAGGTCGCATCCCGTATCGAGTCCGGCATGGTGTACATCAATTCTTGTTTCGTCGACTCGCCGGGATTGCCTTTCGGCGGAATCAAGAATTCTGGCTTCGGGCGCGAGCTTTCGGAATTGGGCATCGGCGAATTTCTCAATCGTAAGCTCGTGCGAGTTGCCAATGTAGGTTGATTTCGATAGGCCATCGCTTGCCCGCGTCGATGGACGAAGCCGATGACGAAAGCCCACGGCGAGGCGATGCTGTTCTCCGCGAAGTGTTTCGTCGCGGCGATGCTCGCCTATTATGTCTCATTGCGAATTTCCCTGACGGGTTCCTATTGGGCCATTGGAACGGTTTATATCGTCTCCCAGGTATCTGCGGGTGCATCGCTCGGCCGTGGTTTCTATCGCGTTCTAGGCACGCTCGGCGGGGCCGTTGCGACCGTGGCCATCGTTTTCACGTTCGCCAACGAGCCCCTGCTGCTGAGCGTTGCCTTGGCGACGTGGATTGGTTTCTGCCTCTATGTGTCGCTTCTCGACAGCACGCCCCGAGCCTACGCGTTTGCACTCGCGGGCGCCACCGCGAGCCTCATCGGCTTCCCGAGCGTCATCGCGCCAGCTTCGATCTTCGCCGTCGCGTCGCTGCGGGTACAAGAGATCTCGATCGGGGTGGTGTGCGCGGGATTGATCCACGGTTTCGTTTTTCCGCGGC
It includes:
- a CDS encoding LacI family DNA-binding transcriptional regulator gives rise to the protein MKRRINIVKLAEHLGLAVSTVSKALNDRSDVSDATKRRVSEAAQKFGFSPDPAARRLRSRTSETIGFVLSPPQSHFAHPFFLDLLMGVDEGLETTPFQLVIVTGRTVEAELESFRRLVERQRVDAVMFGRTRRDDARIRYLQERNVPFVALGRSETGKPFSFVDIDRTVAGRNGTARLVGLGHRRIGLLSTPNYLMMSHHLQEGYRAALNAAKLPFDADLVVETKFSEEGGLSGARQLLAMKDSPTAFMCGHDLIASGAMQAIAETAKLPGRDVAIIGCDNHPLGPYLHPPLTTFSAPTLEAGRRMVEMVLALLDGHKPEELQEVWSPELILRSSHGAPRTTKR
- a CDS encoding NAD-dependent succinate-semialdehyde dehydrogenase; the encoded protein is MSFRTINPATGKLVEEFSLQSDEQVFAALTKADRRYHEDWKHRSVAERARIVGRAAQILREKRDEYAKYPIVEMGKVTRYSYLEVDLVADILDYYAKHGEKLLGPQSPPGEPGATVVAEPIGVLLAIEPWNFPYYQLARVAAPQLVAGNVVMMKHAENVPQCALAFARLFEEAGAPEGVYTNIFCSIEQVAKLIDDFRVRGVALTGSERAGASVGERAGRNLKKAILELGGSDPAVILEGAPLELAVEQCVMGRTFNSGQGCVNIKRVIVVGKERGQKMLAALKERFQALKIGDPTDETTDLGPLASERALKGLLEQIDGAKAAGARIVYGGKRVDRPGFYLEPTIITDIAEDNPLYQQEAFGPVLSFYVVNSEEEAIELANATKYGLGAFVFDADVEHAKKVASRIESGMVYINSCFVDSPGLPFGGIKNSGFGRELSELGIGEFLNRKLVRVANVG
- a CDS encoding FUSC family protein, yielding MTKAHGEAMLFSAKCFVAAMLAYYVSLRISLTGSYWAIGTVYIVSQVSAGASLGRGFYRVLGTLGGAVATVAIVFTFANEPLLLSVALATWIGFCLYVSLLDSTPRAYAFALAGATASLIGFPSVIAPASIFAVASLRVQEISIGVVCAGLIHGFVFPRRATDRYHARLSHILANFSPLLRKRFRKHDGSIERAQVPGPQNPPTRVLRRENSQEGGKTGRFKRVFIWNSLRVETLKSPRLPASLFNQSFL